From Triticum urartu cultivar G1812 chromosome 2, Tu2.1, whole genome shotgun sequence, a single genomic window includes:
- the LOC125534056 gene encoding FCS-Like Zinc finger 2-like: MAASVACSFFFGAELLGEAGMLAMDACALCAKQLARDRDVFMYRGDTPYCSEECRHEQMHLDAVCAKQAARRQQRFSAETESHRVQRQSRKVSVAS, encoded by the coding sequence ATGGCGGCATCAGTGGCCTGCTCCTTCTTCTTCGGCGCCGAGCTGCTCGGCGAGGCCGGCATGCTGGCGATGGACGCGTGCGCGCTCTGCGCCAAGCAGCTGGCGCGCGACCGCGACGTCTTCATGTACAGAGGGGACACGCCCTACTGCAGCGAGGAGTGCCGCCACGAGCAGATGCACCTCGACGCCGTCTGCGCCAAGCAGGCCGCGCGGAGGCAGCAGCGGTTCTCGGCGGAGACGGAGTCCCACCGTGTGCAGCGGCAGTCCAGGAAGGTGTCGGTCGCAAGCTAA